The window AGAGAGACAACAAAAACATCGATTAGAAAAACTCATGGAGTAACAAAAAGTGAATCTTTGAAGTCAAGGAAAGACCTTCGGAGATAATCTTTGAAGAAAGTCAGAGAAGGATCGTGGAGGAGAGAAGGATTCAGTTTCAGCTGCTCGATGAATCTTCGGAGCTCTGCTACTTGATTCGCATCCATCATTGTTCGTCTCCTTTTCTCTCGAACGGAACAAGAGCTTGGAGCAGCGGCTGTGATTATGATTATGAGAATGATTAGTTTAGCTGCTTATGATCGATCGTACGGTGGCGATTAGCAGGTGGAGTTGGACAGAGTGATTCGTTGTGCCTCGAGAGTATCGTGTCGGTAGAACCGGTCGGGTATGTCCCGGTCGAACCGGTTTTGTATTCTCCTTGATTTAACCAACACACCAAAAATCTGATTTCTCTACTAATCCAATCACTTTTATAAATCTTgtacctctataaattaatacattttttagtttcaaaTCAAATATCAGTTCGATAGagttttttataaatctatattatgATTTCTCACGTTAAATTATACTAATACCTAAGAAAAttcaaatgaaaacataaataataatttatcattattatattttaattattaatgcatgtattaataagtaaatataaaatgttttttttgaatgaaatcGTGTACTTTTTGACTTTGCTTCTTGGCGACCACTATGTTTCTTTCTAAAATCTCATCATTTCATGAAAAATGCATCAAAGGAAGGTATGCAGTATACATGGTCAATTACATCGATTGATATGAACAACCTGGTGTGAGCGAGCATTCAACACTAGCATCTCTGATCTAAAGAGAAGAAACGAACATTTTCTACAAAATTCAAAAGTACAAATTCAATTTGCTCTCATAGTTCCATTCGACCAAAATGACATAACTGAAGTATACACTATACTACAGTATAAGCTAGCTACAAAGAAACTCAATGTAGCGAGAGAAGAAAGAGTTACACTATAGTATATAAGCTAAGAAGAAGCTCAAGTGTAGCCAGCGCAAAAGGAAAATTCTgtaacagaacaaaaaaaaaaaaagaactgaaaAATTCACCATCGAAATAAAAACATGGTCCTGGAGTGGTCTGAAGCAGTATGTATTACTGCAAATGAGATTTAGGTTGCAGAGCTGAATGACGAACTTATGCATTCAGATATTGGCGTACGACAGTCTGTTGGTGACTTCTTGTCCAAGCAATATGGCGATACACTTGTGACCCTGCAACAACCAACAGTGAAAAGAGTTATTTCAAGAAACAGTTAATCAGTTTTATTCGGTAAAGAACGGTTGTGTGTACCTTTCTTTGCGTTTCTCTAAAAACCTAGCCAGAGATGCTTTGCGAGCCTGAGGTAAAGCCACTGCATACAAAACAGAACAACATTGAAGCTACATCCATAAAGTAGGCGAGTTTAGCATCAGGTGTAAGACTTGATTTTACCTGTTTGAGGCTTTACAGTAGATGCATTAGTTTGGTTGTTATGGTATGTTGATGCAAAGCCTCTTGCTCCGAGTACATTTGTGCTACTTCCAGCTTCAGGGCTAAGATAAGAGACTGTAGGCATGAAGCTAGGAGGCATAGCTGAAGAATCAACAGATGCACGAGCATGATGGACCACCTGTTGATGAGTTTGAGGTGGTGAGAAGGCTTGAGGCATAGAGGAACCGTTTCCAGCTAGCAACATTATCGCCTTGGCCTGTGATGAAGGAATGATATTATTAAGCAAATGAGTATCATAAAAGATAAGAGACGCATAAATGGGAGAAAGTGATCTAAGATACCTTATCAGGAGATATGTCATCATAAACACAAACTGAACCGGCATAAAAGACGGTCAACTGAGCTGGTGATCCTAATGGCTTGGAAGAAGATCTGGCAAAAGAAGAAGTTTTGAGTCAGCACTACAATACATGATATTATGactaaaaaaagaaatagataGAAGCAGTGAGTGTACCTAATATCAGTTGTCCCTACAATGGAACCTGGAGCAGGAAGGACTGAGATTGGAGGTGCCATGATAGGAACTCCTACAAAAGGTTGTGAGTTTATGCCATTGCTCATGAAGCTTTTTCCTCCTGGTGGATAATGAGACTGGAGACCCGGCCTGGCCATGGAAACTGTGATAGATTCTTGCTGTTGATGGGAATTAGGGAACATCCTGGCTCCCTGAAAGCAACAAGTCATAAATGA is drawn from Brassica rapa cultivar Chiifu-401-42 chromosome A05, CAAS_Brap_v3.01, whole genome shotgun sequence and contains these coding sequences:
- the LOC103869637 gene encoding protein TIFY 6B, yielding MERDFLGLGSKNSPITVKEETSESSRDSAPNRGMNWSFSKKGSAASSQFLSFRPSQDDRHRKPGNYHLPHSGSFMPSSVADVYDSNRNTPYSSVQGARMFPNSHQQQESITVSMARPGLQSHYPPGGKSFMSNGINSQPFVGVPIMAPPISVLPAPGSIVGTTDIRSSSKPLGSPAQLTVFYAGSVCVYDDISPDKAKAIMLLAGNGSSMPQAFSPPQTHQQVVHHARASVDSSAMPPSFMPTVSYLSPEAGSSTNVLGARGFASTYHNNQTNASTVKPQTVALPQARKASLARFLEKRKERVTSVSPYCLDKKSPTDCRTPISECISSSFSSAT